The nucleotide sequence aagatgtccacggttgtttcggcaatatttcttatgctcgctaggaggacgttgaacaaccgcggacctctgatgtttatacagtgttctctgattgtgcctatggcacctctgctcttcactggttctattctgcattttcttccatatcgttcactccagtacgttgttattttactgtgtagatttggtacttggccctccagtatcttccacgtgtatagccttcacaacctgcacaacctgcacaaccttgtgaaaatgcaatcagaagctattttggccctccaagacacagtcgcccgacaacaacataccatagactGCCTCCTTAAATCGTcgatgaacaacaaccaagaaattctcaacgtacaaactgttgcaaatgttgCAATGGATgaaatacgtaagattcaggctgaagaaaccctcacagctcaaagtgacctccttaaaaagctggaaaaactgatcaatctccttcagactcaccaggcggcttccaaagatgaccaagagcaacaacaacttcatgactccctgataattagctctactgatctacctgctgaacaacaaggtgaggattgctgtaacatagccaacaccctaattaattcaaagatcagtgtcaatgttcaaatcaaatcggctattaggatagataaaaacaatccccgtaacaggagaatgctcattaaacttgcaaatccctctgagaagtt is from Procambarus clarkii isolate CNS0578487 chromosome 54, FALCON_Pclarkii_2.0, whole genome shotgun sequence and encodes:
- the LOC138352561 gene encoding uncharacterized protein; the protein is MQSEAILALQDTVARQQHTIDCLLKSSMNNNQEILNVQTVANVAMDEIRKIQAEETLTAQSDLLKKLEKLINLLQTHQAASKDDQEQQQLHDSLIISSTDLPAEQQGCAKFANKTLVLSSSATQGMVRLLRRKKLQEKDMK